TGTTAACTGGACTGGTGTACCTGCCATGTTTTAATCGCTGATTTTTTTTGTACAGCTGCCTGCTCTGTTCCATCCTGTTGACAGGTGGAATGTTTGAAGACTCTGCACTTTCAATCTTGTCGGAATTCAATTATATCTCATGTGATCGTTTTGCATCCATCTCTGATAATCTTGCCAGATTATTCCCTGCACTGCATGCACTGTGATCAAGAGTCGGGCTGAGAGCGTGAATCATACCATCAGAAGTTGCTAACAGTTTTACACAGTGGAAATTAGTTGTTCTGAATTGCTTGTTAAAGAATGTATTTTCAGTATTTGATATTGAGCTAGCGCACAGTCTCTGCTTTACaagaagatggaggataggataattACATACTGAGtgctggtgtagtggcaatgtctctagactagtaatccagagctcaggctaatgctcGGAGGGCAGAGGTTTAAATATCACCACGACAGATGGAGAAATTTGAGTTCAGTTATAAATcgagaattaaaaagctagtctaatggtgatcatgaaaccattgtcgatttgttttaaaaacccatctggttcactaatgtccttcacgaaaggaaatctgctgtctttacctgttgTGGCCtcgctgtgactccagacccacagcaatgtggtttacttttaattgccctctgaaaaggccgaggaagccactcagttcaagggcaaatagggatggccaacaaatgctggccttgtcagtgacgccaacatcccacAAAACGAATTAAAAAAGAACAGAGTGCAGGTGAGTGACGTTAGGATTGATCTGGAAGAGAAAAGGACCTCTTGCAACCCAATCCGTAAGCCTCAAAGTCCTCACCCCGGGAATCCACATTGATGTTCTGTACCAGCTCCTGTTGGCTTTCTTAACCCAGATCAACAAACCATATGAACCTCCCCCTGCCCCTTCACCGTTGTGGACAATAACCAGGAGTCAAGCTTAGGATTGGACCAAGTCTGTTCCCCCTGTATTAAACCCCTTTCCCTTTCCCGATTGCCACTGCACACTCACTCAGCCCTTACAGTGGATACAGTGATCATTCATTCACTTTCTATATCGATTTCTCAatccattattaataattgtgtttcaaacatttctctGTGATCAGCACTGCCCAGGTAAATCACTCAGTTTGTAACAATTAAGGCAGTTAACAAACTTAAAAATCTCACCTAAGGTCCTGTCAAACTAATGTTTTGACTCCAGAtctgatcagtaatttatctgcttcctactctctctctcttccagttaacttgctgctgattgtgatcctgtcccgaggaaagtgcgctctctccaaatgtatcacttgctACATGGTTGGAATGGCAGCGTCTGATCTCCTGGTTGTTATCTCTGAGCCGATATTTTACAGGATTGGACAgatgtatttcccagattcattcctgttcattactcccgTGTGCAGTTTTATTTACTTCCTAATTATTACAGTCACAAAAGTTTCTGTCTGGcttacagtcgctttcacctttgatcgatttctgGCCATTTGTTGTGAAAAGCTGAGAGCAAAATATTGCTCTGAGAAAACAGCTGCAATGGTTATAGGAACTgtaagtgtgctgggctgtttagtgtctgttccctggtactttagatttgaacctgaatatataattgataatgtccCCTGGTATTGCATCACTAAACCGGTCTTCTTTACTTCCACTGCATGGGACGGATATGTTATCGTTTGTGTCATTTTAGTCTCTTGCATGCCTCTCTTTCTGATTTtgttgctcaatgttctgaccACCATGCGTATTTTAGCGGCCAGCAGAGGTCGCAGGGAACTCCGGGGCTGCAGCAGTGGAGAAAAGAAtaaggatccagagatggagaatcgaaggaaatccatcatcttGCTTTTCagcatatccggcagttttatattgttatgggtgacGCATGTTGTATTTTATATTTACCAGCGAATTACAAAGATGTTTTCTTACTCGGTCACAGACCCTGTTTATGTCACTGAAGTTACAGCCAATATGCTTCAGCTTCTCAGTACCTGCACAAACACCTGTATTTACGTCTTGACCCAGAAAAAGTTCAGAGAAGAACTGAAGAATGCAGTGAGCTATCCACTAAAACTAATTGTTAAAATAGTTaagtcatagaaagagctgaagggtttcaagcaATAGAACTAAATTCTATCTCATACTCCATTttatacccttccccactcccacactgggtTGGAAGTACATGTTATATTAGTTCCATAGAGTCCTGAAATGATCTTCTACCTGATTCTCATATTGTATATATAAATTATGCATGCTTATCTCCGTATATTTTATTGAAAATCTGACCTATTGACGTATGACTTGCTCTGCAGATGGTGCCTGAAATGTTTATCTATAATGCAGGACATATGAACTCACCTGGTCCTTCAACTCAATGGCCTCCCTGTACTGACAGCAAAACAAATCGAAACCTGATTAGAAAGGGTACTCTCTAAATAAACGAATGAGAGAAGGAGATCGATAAACATGGAGAAATGATAGACAACCTGTCAAATGAAtggtttactaggccatttcagagggcaattgtgACTCAACAACATTTCTGGGGGCTGGAGTCACCTGCGGGACAAGCCAGGTAAGGAAAACAAATTTCCTTCCCCAAACCATTGAGGAAAGGTAGATAGATATAGATATAATAAAAAGATAAGAACaggagaaatatgagcaggagtagaccgtatggcccatcgagcctgctccaccatttaattaaTTATTGGCTGATCTTagacttcaactccattttccctcctGCTTCCAAATCTCTCTTGATTCCGCGAGAGACCAGAAATCTGTGTATCTCAGACTTACTATACACCAAACGATAGGAAGGATCTGAGGTTCTGATCACCAGTGGAAGTGTCATGGCCAGTTGAGGAGAGGGTCTCATGCTCCCCTCACACCCTTCCTCCTGTTTGACCTCAACAGGGTAAATTCCTCTTTGAAAACAGTGGTTGTGCGAACCACCccagtgagtgttttactttttttttattctaaTCTAATTGCAGAAGAGTTAATCGGGCagtttttcttaagtttaaacaagaaagaggtaagtttgttCTATTTAACACTCGGACACGATTTAAAAATGCTAAAAATacactacagattcacacacacattcacacgagagtaaaATACgcacacaaatagtttacagagggaaacagatttggtggttggattaaactcCAGAATAAATAGAAATTGAATACAGTTTGTTTATCTAATAGTCCTCAGCAGAGCAAAGGGTCACCAAgacggaaatggcagaggcattgaacaaatattttttgtctgtcttcacagtagaaggcacaagttCCTACAAGAAATAGacaataacctaggggctaaaaagagtgaggaaatcaaggatattgatatcagttgagAAGACTTGTTGGaggaacttgagggactaaaatctgacaagtccccgggaccagatggcctccaTCCTGGGGTTCTAAGAGAGATACCTGCAGTGATATTGGATGTGCCAACTATGatgttccagaattccttagatttaggagtggtcccaccagattggaagctggcaaatattacaccgcttttcaagaaacaaggcagaaagaaaacagggaattacaggccagttaacctgatatcagtcattgggaagatgctgaaaTAACTATTACAAATTCTTAACACTGCACTTGgaaaagcagagtatgattagaacaagtcagcctggttttactaaagggagaacctgtttgacaaattgattagagttttttgaggatgtaactagtagggtagataaaggggaatcggtagtTGTAGTAGACCTgggttttcaaaaggcattcgataaagtgccacataaaagatgaatagacaagataagggctcatgatgttggggataatatattagcgtggatagaagattggttaacagaaggaagcagagagtgggcataaattgggcattttcaagttggcagtgaatggtggggtgctgcaaggatcagtgttggggcttcAGATATTTACGCTTGTTGTCCGCTGCTGCAAGAAGTACTGAATCTGTAACAAACTGCTGCATagcttgtgaactaaagtaacctgagctcagacactggcctgtgctgttaaaaaccagtttgaactcattaatttatgtgaaagacaagagagagagatcgCAAGAATAGAGCCTTCCTTGAACAcggagtgataccggggtctttgggcctgggccaataaggagaagatacgaacgaggtgagcaggcctaaaccaagagGAAAGAAACATCACAGCACGAAGAGATAAGAAAgataataagtatggagaatctcgggcatagagccagcgagaaactctggAGATCAACCATTGCAGAAATGAAAGACCCTGCGTCAGCAGCGCGGCGACGACATATAAGAgatagagaacggaacgcctggccagcatcCGCTCTCCCCTTttacgggtattatcctttgttttctatgATTAGGTCAGGGAAGGTCAGAGGACCCCAGAGGGTGTGGgtatcgattctagctagctttgtcattaactatataacccagtttgagttgcatgcttttgtctacccaagtgtataagccttattcttacacgttacaacaacatgaataaagtaaattgttagttaaagaaaggactgagtttcctcctctttgtactaagccattaaccggagccggtggattaggtggagggtggctctcatgtaaccccgatatcccaaacaccaagcctgagcctgaattaagaggacttagtcccacgtagcGGCCAGGATCAATTGGgtaaagggaataaaggggccaagggggagttgactctgcgCCACGGTttacacactctatattaatgacttcgatgaagagacagagagtaatgcatttaagtttgctgatgatacaaagttcggtggaaaggtaagctgcagggaggatggagATAGGCTGCAAAGAgaaacagacaggttaagtgagagggcaacaagatggcaaatggaagaTAATGTAGTGAATtgggaagttgttcattttggtcgtaaaaatggaaaagcagaatatattttaaaaggtgtgaaactggtaagtgttgatattcGAAGAGACtcggggggtactcgtacaaggagcgcacacagttaacatgcaggtgcagcagtctaTTCGGTAAGAAAAtgacatattggcctttattgcaaggcgatTGGAGTAGAGGAATAAATTGTACTAtttttatatatatgtataaatTGTCTTACGaagattgtacagggctttggtgaggccgcaccaggaatactgtgtgcagttttggtttccacatttaagaaaggatatacttgtactggaggcagtgcagtgaagatttactaaattggtcccagggatgagggtggtgtcctatgatgagaggttgagtaaattggtcttgtattctctggagtttagaagaatgatatgcgatctaattgagacatacaagattctgaaagggtagaagctgagagattgttcccactggtcatggAATCTAGATAATGGGAACACAGtcgcaggataaggggtcaatcattcagggctgagatgaggagaaattacttcagtcaaagggttgtgaatctttggaattctctaacccagatgatgatccatcattgaatgcatttaaggctgggatagatagagttttggtcttgcagggaatcaaaggatatgggagaggggaggaaagtggaattgaagcccaagatcagccatgatcgaattgaatggcgggcaggctcgatgggccgtatggcctaactctgctcctatttcttctgttcttgtgtGTTTGCAGTTTTCAACACAAttggtgctgtcttaggagcctgcatgcattgctgcagtgcatcttgtagatggtacacactactgccactgtgtgttggtggtggagggagggaatgtttgtagcTGGTGTGTTGATCATGCGGGcttcttgtcctggatggtgtcgagcttcttgagtgttgttggagctgcacccatccaggcaagtggacagtattccatcacactcctaacttgtgccttgtagatggggggcagactttggggagtcaggaggtgagttactcgcctcaggattcctagcctctgacctgctcttgttgccacattatttgtatggctactccagttcagtttctggtcaattgtagcccctaggatgttgacagtgggggattcagagatggtaatgccattgaatgtcaaggtgagatggttagattctctgttgttggagatggtccttgcctggcacttgtgtggcgcaaatgttacttgccatttatcatcccaagcctggatattgtccaggtcttgctgcatttcaacacggacttcTTCACCCAGTAATATATGGCTGCCTGGGTCAGCTGTTCCACTCTGATTAGTGATCCacagtcagtacaattctacaagcGACAGATATTCCCAGGAAACATTTTCATTGAATCAGATGTTGAACTCCACTTAGTGACCCACTCTCTGTATAACTCTACCGTGGTAGATATTTCCAGGACAACATGGCCACTGGGGTCACGTCTTCCACTCCAGTGCAATATTACTGTGACAGATGTTCCCAGTAATATATGGTTACTTGACTTGGTCTTTtccctctggttagtgacccaccctCAGCATGATCACACACTAACTGATACTCtcactaataccttcactcagcGTGTGCCTTCACTGAAGTCTAATTCAACAGTACCCGATGTTTCACTAAAGGCAATAGCTTGAAATTCTGTAAAACGGTCTCCACTGCTTTTGTGTATAACATAACttgtcacagagtaaaaccagagaccagctcacacatagGTTTACACAAGTGCAAATGTTacaatcacttaccaggaacaccaatggtgGCAAGGATCAGAGAACACATTTTCTCAATACTGTTCAGTGTTTCATCCATTTTCTGTGAGATGTGATCTGTCCATTCACACTGCAGATAATCTCTATATGAAACTCTGAGGCGAGACATTCCTGCAGTCAGTAATTTATGCCCTGTGGGATCTCCACTGGGATATTTaggttgccacattgttcaaaTTGTTTCCTTTTTGAATTTGAAATTTGTGAAATCGAGTTCAGTTCATGTTGTGATAGAATATGTTTTGTTCTGAGATTgatttggaaaactccaaagactggacaattctgatgaAAATTAGAAGTTGTATTTTTCTAGCAATAACTTTGTTCTTTCAAACTCCAGCAGTTTAATCTCTGGATCTTGTTGTTTCAGtgatttccttcactccactaTGTCCATTCAGTAATCAAGCATCAAATGTTGGAGAGTCTCTCTCAGCACTGTTTAACTGCACAATGGGATGTGACTGCCCTCTTTAACAATGGGAATTCGATTAATTGATTAAAGTGGGTTACTTGTGACTGTACATGGCAGATTTTAACTGATACAGAATAGAAACGAATTCaacaccacaaactgatacaccATTTCGATCTAATACAGCATCTGAAATTAATACAATGCTCTAAACAAGTAGAAAATACCGGAAGTGATAGAGAGCCGACAATGCATCCGGCCCTTTTAACCGATAAAGCCCAATACAGTGCCTCCAACCAATACATGCCCTCCA
The genomic region above belongs to Heterodontus francisci isolate sHetFra1 unplaced genomic scaffold, sHetFra1.hap1 HAP1_SCAFFOLD_96_2, whole genome shotgun sequence and contains:
- the LOC137362824 gene encoding probable G-protein coupled receptor 139: MVGMAASDLLVVISEPIFYRIGQMYFPDSFLFITPVCSFIYFLIITVTKVSVWLTVAFTFDRFLAICCEKLRAKYCSEKTAAMVIGTVSVLGCLVSVPWYFRFEPEYIIDNVPWYCITKPVFFTSTAWDGYVIVCVILVSCMPLFLILLLNVLTTMRILAASRGRRELRGCSSGEKNKDPEMENRRKSIILLFSISGSFILLWVTHVVFYIYQRITKMFSYSVTDPVYVTEVTANMLQLLSTCTNTCIYVLTQKKFREELKNAVSYPLKLIVKIVKS